The Streptomyces sp. NBC_00306 sequence CAGTGGACCAAGCCGGTGACGATGATGGAGGTGCTGCGGTCCTCCATCGCCGAGGTCGAGCACTACTCCCGCGTCAAGCTCGTCCCGCCGCTCGAAGGGACGCTGCGCGGCCACGCGGTCGCCGACGTCATCCACCTGCTGGCCGAACTCGTCGAGAACGCCACCGGGTTCTCCGACCCGAGCACCCAGGTGCTGATGCGCGCCCAGCGGGTGACCGCCGGACTCGCCATCGAGGTCGAGGACCGCGGCCTCGGCATGTCGCAGCACGAGCAGGACCGGATCAACTCCCTGCTCGCCCACCCCGACCGCATCGACATCAGCAAGCTGATCGCGGACGGCCGCATCGGTCTCTACGTGGTCTCGGCGCTGGCGCGGCGGCACGGTATCGCCGTCCGTCTCCAGGGCAACATCTACGGCGGCATCCAGGCGATCCTCGTCCTGCCCACCGGTCTCCTCGGCGAGGAGCCGCTGGACGCGCCGCACCACGCCGCCGCCGCCGCGGCACCCCGGTCCGCCGCGCCCGCCTCACCCCAGCGGCCCGCGGTGCAGGCAGGACCCGAGGCCCAGTACGTACCACCGCCGCTGGACACGGCTCAGCCGATGACCCCGACACCGTCACAGCCGATGCCGCCGGTGCACCACATGTCCGCACCGGCGCGCCAGTCGCAGCAGCAGGCGCCTCAGCCTCCGCAGCGCACGTCCCAGCAGCAGATGCCCCAGTCCCAGCAGCAGTCGTCTCAGCACGCACGGCCCGCCGAGCGGCCCGCACCCCGCGACGCCGGGTCGTACGACACACCGGCCCCGCAGGCCGGGCGCCCGCCGCTGCCGCAGCGCCGGGCCCAGGAGCATCTGGCACCGCAACTCCGGAACGCCCCCACCACGCGCATGCGGGGGGACATGCCGGAGGGGGAGCACGATCCGGGACTGATGGCTGCCTTCCAGCGGGGAGTCAGCCTCGCCGACGACGTATCCGACGAGACCCGCTGACAGCTCCTGCCAGCCGCACTTCCCGTACTCACCCCCGAGGAGAAAGAACGCCACCATGGTGAGCGACACGCGTACCGGTTCGAACCAGAATCTCGACTGGCTCCTTCAGGGGCTCGTCAAGAGAGTCCCGTACACCCGCAGCGCACTTCTGTTGTCGTCCGACGGTCTGACCAAGGCCGTCGACGGGCTCGGCACAGACGAAGCCGACCACATGGCCGCGCTGGCGTCCGGCATGTACTCCCTCGCCCGCAGCGCCGGTTCCCGCTTCGCGGGCGGCGCCGACGTACGCCAGGTGGTCGTGGAACTGGACACGGCGCTGCTCTTCGTCTCGGCGGCGGGCTCCGGGGCCTGCCTCGCCGTCCTCGCCGACAGTGAGGCGGATGCGGCCGTTCTCGGCTACGAGATGGCCATGCTGGTCAAGAGTGTCCGCCCCTACTTCGCCACGCCTGCCAGAAACCAGGCACCTGGCGCGACGCGCGCTGCGGGGCACTGAGGATGGCGGATGCGCAGGGCGGAGCGTGGCTCGACGACGAGGCCGGACGACTGGTCCGGCCCTACGCCGTCAGCAATGGCCGCACGCGCCCGACAGCGCACTTCGACCTTCTCACCCTCGTGATGGCGACCGGCACCCGTCCGAAGACGTACCTAGGACCCGACTACGACCAGGTCCTCGCCCTGTGCGGGGGCCGGCCCATCTCGGTGGCCGAGGTGGCGGCCCATCTGCGGCTGCCGGCCGTCATCACCAAAGTCCTGCTGTCCGACCTCGTGACGCACCAGGCGCTCAGCACACGTGCGCCGCGGGCCATCGAGGCGGCCTCCCCAACCGACCGAAACCTCCTGGAGGCGGTGCTGCATGGCCTTCGCAAGCGGCTCTGACGATCCTTTCCCGACCGCACTGAAGATCCTCATAGCCGGAGGATTCGGGGTGGGCAAGACGACCTTCGTCGGAGCGGTCAGTGAGATCGCACCCCTGAGCACCGAAGAGCTGCTGACCCAGGTCAGCGCTCGGACGGACAGCCTGGTGGGCATCGAGGACAAGACCACCACCACGGTGGCGATGGACTTCGGGCGCATCACCCTGAGCGCGGACCACGTCCTGTACCTCTTCGGCACGCCGGGGCAGGAACGGTTCTGGTTCATGTGGGACGAACTGTCCAACGGGGCGCTGGGTGCGGTCGTACTCGCCGACACCCGCAGACTCGACCAGTGCTTCTCGGCCGTCGACTTCTTCGAGCAGCGCGGTATCGGCTTCGTCGTGGCCGTCAACCAGTTCGACGGCGCGTACCACTACGAGCCCGCCGAGATCCGGGCCGCGCTCGACCTCAAGCCCGAGGTGCCTGTCGTGATGTGCGACGCCCGCCAGTGCAACTCCAGTACCGAGGTGCTGATCGCACTCGTCGAGCACCTGCTCGCCCCTGCTCCCGGCATGTCGCCCGCGGAGCCCACCCCGCTGCACTGACGCCCGCTCAGCGCTGTCGAATGGAGCCTGCATGTCCGCGCCTGTTCCCTACACGCAATACGACCCGACCGGCCAGATGCTGGTGACTCCCGAGGACCGGGACGCACCGGCCCGCGTGGCCCGGCTGCGTGAGCTCGGCATCGGAAGCGCCCCCGTGCCGGAGTTCGACGCGTTCGCCCGCAATCTGGCGCGCACGCTCGAAGCGCCGTACGCCATGGTCAACTTCATCGATGAGAACCGGCAGTACTTCGCCGGGCTCTACACTCCCGCGGACAGTCAGCCGGGAGTGGAGCTGGAGCCCCAACAGGCCTCCACCAGCCGGGTCATGGCCCGCGATCACGGCTGGTGCCCGCACGTCGTCGTACGGCGCAAGGCGCTGGTGCTGGAGGACGTCTGCGACTATCCGCGGTTCGCGGGCAATCCCGTGGTGGACGAGATCGGCATCCGCTCGTATCTGGGCGCGCCGCTGATCGACTGGAACACGGGGATGGCCCTGGGCACGATCTGCGTGATCGACACGGACACCCGGCCCTGGGGACGGCAGGGCCTGGAGACCATCAAGTCGATGGCGCAGCAGATGGTGGAGAGGCTGCACCAGATCGAGGAGCGGGGTCAGGCCTGAGCGCCTCCGGGTGGCCGCCGCTCACTGCACGCGGCCCCTCGACCCCTGACGGGAGCCTCGGACACGACGCTGTGTCCGTGGCTCTCCGTTCTTTCTCTCCCCGGGGCTTCTCACACCCCGGGTTCTCTCACACGCCGGCCGGCTCCAGCAGGTCCTCTTCCAGGTGATCCGTCGGACCGGTCCGCACCAGGTCGGCCAGACGCTCGGACCACTGGCCCTTGGCCGTACCGAGCGCGACCTCGCCCAGCCGCAGAAGCTGGATGTCGGAGGTGCCGGCGGGCGCGTAGATGTGGTGGGCGTCGCGCAGATAGCGCTCCACCGGGCGGTCGGTGAACAGGCCGCTCGCCGCATGGATCTCCATGGCGTCGCCGGCCGAATCGATGGCGGACTCGACATTGAGGTACTTGGCGTTCATCAACTCCGCGTCGCAGGGCTGCCCTTGGTCCATGAGGTGAACAGCGTGATAAGCGGCGAGCCGGGCGGTCATCAGCCGGTGCTTCATACGGCCCAGCTTGATCTTGATGTTGTTGAGCTCGCCGAGCGCCGCGCCATACCGTTCGCGTTCGATGCACAGCGCGGTCGTCTCCTCCAGCACGGCCTGGTGGATGCCGAGGGAGACCGCGGTCAGGTTGGGCCGCCCGTAGAGGACGCTGGAGGAGTACGCGACGGCCAGGCCCTGTCCTTCCCTGCCGAGCAGGTTCGCGGCCGGTACCCGGCAGTCCTCGAAGATCATTTTTCCGAAACTGAATCCGTGCAGCCCCATGGCGGGCTGTTGTTCGGCGAGCGAGAACCCGGGGCGGTCGGCCTCGACGAGGAAGGCCGAGAGGCCCTTGGAGCCCTCACCGGTGCGGACGATCACGCCGTGCACGTCGCCGACGTGACTGTTCCCGACGAAGACCTTGTGGCCGTTGAGGATGTAGTCGTCACCGTCGCGTACGGCGGTACTGGTCATGCCGAGGACATGGCCGCCCGACTCCTCCTCGGTGGTCGCGATGGTGGGCAGGCAGTCACCGGCCGCGATACGCGGCAGCCAGGCCGTTTTCTGGACATCGTTGCCATAGTGGATGATCTTGGCCGTACCCAGCTGGGATGCCTGCACCATGGCACCCATCGCCCCGCTGACGCGGGCCAGTTCCTCGATGATGATGGTCTTGGCGAGATGGCCCGCCCCCATACCGCCGTAGGCCCGGTCGATGGTGACACCGATCCAGCCCTGCTGGGCGATCAGCCGGGACACGTCGTGGGCGACGCCCCGGGAGGCTTCCATCTCGGGTATGCGGGGACGCACCTCGCGCTCGGCGAACTCACGCACACGCTGCCGTAGATCCTCGTGCCGTTGCTTGGTGAAGTACCGTTCCACGACCCCTCCTCCGCACTGCCTCCGCGTCCGTTCGGATACGGAGGGACGTCCTTCGGGCAGTGGTTCTCCGCCTCCAGGCAGACCGTCTGTTGGATTGTCGTCTTGTCGATCCATCTCGGCCAAGATCGTCAGCACTCTTTGACTGAAACCCTCCGTCTTGTAAATCGATCGCAACTGTGCGATGGGCGGGGTCACTTGGTCGCATCCGGTCACTTGTGAAACACGGGCGCCACGGGCCGTACCACACGCCACTGACAATGCCACAGGGCTGCCCACCAGGAACGCGCCTCCCCGGCGGACTCACCGCAGCGGCGCCTGCGCGAAGTGCGCGGTGGACCGCCGGTGAGCGAGGTTCGCGGCCCTGTCAGCGGAGTTCAGCCAGAATCAGCGGGGCACGGATATGCCGGGGTGTCCATGGGCATGCATCGATGATTGACCTGTCCGGCAGCGCACGACTGTCCCTCGCGATGCTGGGCGGCAGATGGGCTCCGCAGAGGCTCTGGCTGTGGGTTGCCCCTCCCGCCTCTGTCGCGCGGACGTCACAATGACGGACGTGCCCGACAACACGCTCTGGGTTGCTGCGCTGACCGCCGGAACGGCCGTCCTGGCGAGCTGGGTCACCAGCCGCGGAAACGCCAACGCCGCCCGCCTTCAGGCCGAAGCCGCCTCCGAATCACAGCGGACCGCCCGGCAGCGGGAAGCCCGGCGCGAGGCGTACGCGGCGGTCATCGACAAAGCCGTCGCCATCGGCGAGCTGTACTGGAAGATCCCCGAGGCGACGCGCATCACCGAGCCCGAAGCCCGGCGCGCCGAGATCCTGCGCCTGCGCGAACAGATACGGGACGTCTACGCCGCGCTCCTGCGATGCGTCCAAGTCGTCACGCTGGAAGGGCCGGACGACGTGGCGGAGGCAGCCGCTGCCCTCGACGAGGCGACCCCTTCCACCGCCCGCCTCATGCGAGCCATGGCCGAGGGCGACCCGGCAGCCGAACGACAGCTCACCGAAGAGACTCGTGCCTACTGGCCTGCACTGACCGAGTTCATCGCGCGGGCGAGCAAGGCCGTGCGCACCATGTGACGCCCCGCAGCCGTCCGGCGGACCTACCGCCCGTACAGGAAGAACTTCGCCGGGACGAAGACCTCATGGCCGGTCGGGAAGCGGACACGTACGCCTGCTGTCGTCCACGTGGTGGATTCGATCCCGTCCGCGCCCAGATCCGTGTCGACACCTACCCAGTGCCCGTAGGACAGTCCGGGGTCCCGGCCGATGACCAGCCTGTAGGAGTGCCGGCCCGACAGGGTGTGCTCGTGCACCAGGCCCAGGTGGTGCGCCGAGTCGTCCTCGTAGGTCACCGACGAGGGGGCGCTGCTGCGGTACGTGACATCGGACCGAGGCCACCACAGGACGGTGAAGAACACGGCGGTCAGGGCAACGCCCGCGGCGCCGGCGAGCAGCGCCTGTACGACTTTGCCCCACAGCCGTCGTGGCGGCGCGGGCCGGCCGGGCAGGGCCGTCGGGTCAGCAGCTGGGCTGGGCACGGTGCGAGGTGAAGTGGGCGCCTGCGGCGGGCAGGTACAGCAGCGCAGCGACGGCGATCGCCAGGACCTCGTGGGTGCGCTCCGCGGCGAGGGACACGTCGAAGCCGCTCATGGTCAGGTTGTTCACGAGCCAGAGGGCGCACAGTGCGCCGGCGGCGGTGAGAACGACGCGGGCCCAGCGGTGCCCCGCTCGCATCTTGTACGCGCAGAGCAGCCACAGGCCGTTCAGCGCGACCAGCACGCCTGCGGACACGGCGAGTTGCCCGAGTGCCTCGGACGGCCCCCTGTCCGCGCGGAGGTCGCCCCAGCCCGTCGGAGCGATGACGAACGAGCCCAGCACCCACCCGACGAGTTCGACGGCCGTCCCGGCCATCGACAGCGCGAAGGCCAGGCGCACCGGCTTCGGTGCCCCGTCGGCCCGGTCGAGCCCCGTGGTGACCATCCGTACTCCTTGTGCCGCTCGGTAGGCGTCGCTTCCCCAGTGACGCCTCGTGCCCGGCTAGACCGCGAATCGGCCCGACGAGTTCCATCGATGAAGGGCTGCGGGGGAGTCCGTGGCCGTTCTTGACCATGACGCGGCGGCAGGGTTTCTACTGAAAGCCGTGCGGATCGGAGCGATCACCGCATGGCGGGCGAACCCCTGGAGAGGACCCACGATGGACACCGGTACGGAGAAGAACCTGGCCCTGCTGCGCACGGCCTACACGACGCTGGAGAGCGGAGATCTCGACGCGTGCGTGGAGCTGCTGGCGGAGAACTTCATCGCCAACCTCCCCGGGCTGCCCGACCCGTTGCACGGCCGGGAGATCTGGCGGCTGGGCACCGAGGCCATGGTGGAGGGATTTCCCGACCTGACGATCGATGTCGAGGACATGTTCGGCGCGGGCGACAAGGTGGCCGTGCGGGTCCACTTCCGTGGAACGCACCGGGGCACGTTCCAAGGGGTCGAGGCGACGGGGAGGCCGGTCAGCTTCCGGAGCATCGAGATCTACCGCGTCGAGGGCGGCAGGATCGCGGAGGAGTGGGTATCACCGGACATGATCGGCCTCATGCAGCAGATCTCGCCCGTGCCGGCCGGCCACTGACCCCCGTGTGCACACCCGACGGGGGCGTGCGGCGACGGTCTGCCCATCGCCGCACGCCGGGTGCCGACCGCTCACCGGACCGACAGCGGAGCCGGTCGGCGAGGCGACAGCCCCGCACCGTCGGTGGAGCAGGCGGCTACGTCCAGATCGCGTTGACCCACTCCGGGTGGTCGATGAAGGGGTTGCGGTTGCGCTGGATGCCGAAAATGGCCTCATTGCGCTTCTGCTCGAACGCGTCCGGCGGGTCCTCGGTGTTCCACTGCTTGAGCACGGACAGCCGGCCGATCGCCGGTGCGGAGCCGTTGTTCACCTTGTCGTTCGGCTCCAGGTCCGGAGCGCCGTCCTCGCCGTCGTAGCGGACGGCCATGTAGAGGATCATGCGGGCGACGTCCCCCTTGACCTGGTCGCGGGGCTCGAACGAGTCGCCGTCGGCGAAGTTCCCGGGCGCCTCGGCGACCTCGTCGCCGCCGTTGTCGAAGTCCAGGTTCCCGCGCGTGCTGTTCACGGACACGTCCGCGGGCCGCAGATGGTGGATGTCGGTGCCCGGACCGGTGGCGGTACCGAAGTCGCCGTGGGACTTCGCCCATACGTGTTCGCGGTTCCAGTCGTCGGGCCCGCTCCCGTTGGTGGTCTTGGCCTGGGAGCGGCCGGTGTAGAGGAGGATGACGTTCGCCGCGTTGGCGGGGTCCTCGTCGGTCTTCTTGAGCGCTTCCCACACGTCGTCGTAGGAGAGCTTCGTCTGCTCGCTGATGATCGTGTGCAGAGCCGCTTTCAGCTCCGGGCCGCTCTTGCCGAGGGCACCCTCGTAGTAGGTGTCGTCGAGGGCCCCGACGGTCGTGCGCTCGTCGGGGGAAGTGCCGGGCTGACCGGCGAAGGCGACGGTGGGGACTGCGACGGCCGCTGCCGCCACGGCTATGACGGCGTGGCGCCACGGGCGCCGGCGGGAAAGTCGGTGAGTGGACATGTGTGGGGGGAGTCCTCTCCGGTTCGGGCACCCCGCTCTGCGGGCCAACGCGGCACGTGCGGCGGGGTGATGGGCTGTTGGCCCTCGGAGACTGGCACGGAGTGCCCGCCGGGAAGTGGACACGATGCGCGTATCTCGTACCGAGACGGTGAACGGCGCGCAGCTCGTGACGACCGGGCTCGCCACGCTTCCCGCGTGCGGCCCGGGACGACCAACTACCTTGCGGTGCATGGCAATGACTCACTACCGTGCACCACATGACAAAGGAGCTGCCCGCCGTCGACCAACGGCGCAGCCAGTTGTTGCGGGGCGTGCTCGACCTGTGCCTGCTCGCGAAAATCGCCGAACGGCCGCGTTACGGCTATGAGTTCGTGGAGGCTCTGGCCGCCGACGGGCTGGAGCTCATCAGCGAGGGCAGCATCTATCCGTTGCTGGCCCGGATGGAGCGGGCAGGGCTCGTCGACACGTTCCGGGCGCCGTCGGCCACCGGCGGTGCGCCGCGCAAGTACTACCGACTCACCAGCGCCGGAGAGGCTGAACTCGCCGGCGGCCGTGCCGCCTGGACGCACTTCACCGAAGCGGTCGGCCGGACGCTGGACCACGACACCACGGGGGGAACCACATGACGACGCGCGAGCAGGTGCTGGCGGTCTGCAAGGCCAACTGGGAGTACCGCGGCCTCGACGAAAACTCCGTACGGGAGATGCTCGACGAGCTCGACGACCACCTTCGGGACGCCGCTGCCGACGGGCGTGGCGCCGAGGCGGTGGTCGGCAAGGACATGAAGGCCTTCGCCGCGTCCTGGGCCCGCGCGAGGGCACCGCTGCCGGTCCGGCTGCTGCGTATGACCGCCATGACCGCTTTCGTCACCGGCTGGATGCTCCTCTTCGGCCACCTCGTCCGCTGGACTGCGGAACTCCCCGTCTCCACAAGCCGTATCGCCTTCTTCGCGGTCCTCGCGACGGTCAGTGTCACCTGGGACATGAGGCGAGGCGGCTCCGCGCTCGGCAGGGGGTGGCTGGTCGCCAATACGGCCGCGGTGGCCGCAGCGATATCGATCGTGTGGCTGGCCGGTGATCGGACACTCTTCCACCTGCCGCTGTGGTGCTCGCTCCTGCTGCTTGCCCCCGGCCTGCCGTACGCCCTGGCCGACGCCCGCGCGAAGCGCAGGGCCGGCAGGTCCCGGGCCGCAACGGCCCCTGCTGCCACATAAATCGGACGAGGACTGAGGACGAAAGCGCGGGTGGGGCGGGCCACAGCAGCCCCACCCGCGACACCCCCACGGACACGGTGCACACCACATGGAACCTGCATGGCTCATCCCGCTCATCCCACTGACGATCGGCGCGGGCTTCCTGAGCTTCGGCGTCTACGGACTCCGTCGCGCCCGGGTGCTGCGTAGCGCGGGTCTCACCGTCGAGGGGCGGATCGTCCGTCACGATGTCCGGCGGAACGACGAAGGCGTCACGTTCTACCACCCGGTCGCGGCCTGGACGACCCGGGACGGGCGGACGTGCGAGTACTCGTCCAGGCTCGGACGCGGTTCGGTCCGGCACGGGAGCGGCTTCCGCGCAGGAACCCTCGTGTCGGTCCGGTACGACCCGGCGGATCCCCGGCGGTTCGAAATCGAGGGCTGGGACTCCACCGTCATCGACCTGGTGTTCACCGTCGTGGGGTCGGTGATCACAGCGGGCACCCTGGTCGTGCTGCTCGTCCTTTTGCTCATTCCCTGAGGCCCGGACGACGCCCGGATGCGGGGTGCGGGCGGCGACGACCCGTGTGCCGGACAACGTCGGTCCGGCCCACGGGTCGTCGCCGCGAAGGCGTCCGGCACGTCACGCAGTCGGGAACGCTCCCTCCCGTACGTCGTCCGGCCCGATGTCCCGCAGTTCGCCCTCCAGCAGCAGCCAGCGCGTGATGCCGATCGACTCCAGGAACGTCACATCGTGGCTCGCCACGATCAGTGCTCCCTCGTACGCCTCCAGCGCCGCCGTCAGTTTGCGCACGCTCGCCATGTCCAGATTGTTCGTCGGCTCGTCGAGCATGAGCAGCTGGGGTGCGGGCTCCGCCAGCAGCAGGGCGGCGAGCGCGGCCCGGAACCGTTCTCCGCCCGAGAGCGTGCCGGCCGGCTGGTCGGCACGTGCGCCCTTGAACAGGAAGCGCGCCAGCCGTGCCCGGATGCGGTTGTCGGTCGCCTCCGGGGCGAACCGGGCCACGTTCTCGACCACAC is a genomic window containing:
- a CDS encoding acyl-CoA dehydrogenase family protein, with protein sequence MERYFTKQRHEDLRQRVREFAEREVRPRIPEMEASRGVAHDVSRLIAQQGWIGVTIDRAYGGMGAGHLAKTIIIEELARVSGAMGAMVQASQLGTAKIIHYGNDVQKTAWLPRIAAGDCLPTIATTEEESGGHVLGMTSTAVRDGDDYILNGHKVFVGNSHVGDVHGVIVRTGEGSKGLSAFLVEADRPGFSLAEQQPAMGLHGFSFGKMIFEDCRVPAANLLGREGQGLAVAYSSSVLYGRPNLTAVSLGIHQAVLEETTALCIERERYGAALGELNNIKIKLGRMKHRLMTARLAAYHAVHLMDQGQPCDAELMNAKYLNVESAIDSAGDAMEIHAASGLFTDRPVERYLRDAHHIYAPAGTSDIQLLRLGEVALGTAKGQWSERLADLVRTGPTDHLEEDLLEPAGV
- a CDS encoding sensor histidine kinase, translated to MLAAALVVFVLRAQSGTADAATWGVLVTAGVLGASVLIGAARAASAEARRTAERHTSLRNSLAPGVSDLQNMVLRLEQGEPVEQPLFSQPAPPSNDPVSRLAYELTISLLQAQAAIAHAAQFPQATASPNEESIEVFVNLARRLQSLVHRQISMLDELENEVEDPELLKGLFQVDHLATRIRRHAENVAVLGGSVSRRQWTKPVTMMEVLRSSIAEVEHYSRVKLVPPLEGTLRGHAVADVIHLLAELVENATGFSDPSTQVLMRAQRVTAGLAIEVEDRGLGMSQHEQDRINSLLAHPDRIDISKLIADGRIGLYVVSALARRHGIAVRLQGNIYGGIQAILVLPTGLLGEEPLDAPHHAAAAAAPRSAAPASPQRPAVQAGPEAQYVPPPLDTAQPMTPTPSQPMPPVHHMSAPARQSQQQAPQPPQRTSQQQMPQSQQQSSQHARPAERPAPRDAGSYDTPAPQAGRPPLPQRRAQEHLAPQLRNAPTTRMRGDMPEGEHDPGLMAAFQRGVSLADDVSDETR
- a CDS encoding GAF domain-containing protein, with product MSAPVPYTQYDPTGQMLVTPEDRDAPARVARLRELGIGSAPVPEFDAFARNLARTLEAPYAMVNFIDENRQYFAGLYTPADSQPGVELEPQQASTSRVMARDHGWCPHVVVRRKALVLEDVCDYPRFAGNPVVDEIGIRSYLGAPLIDWNTGMALGTICVIDTDTRPWGRQGLETIKSMAQQMVERLHQIEERGQA
- a CDS encoding roadblock/LC7 domain-containing protein translates to MVSDTRTGSNQNLDWLLQGLVKRVPYTRSALLLSSDGLTKAVDGLGTDEADHMAALASGMYSLARSAGSRFAGGADVRQVVVELDTALLFVSAAGSGACLAVLADSEADAAVLGYEMAMLVKSVRPYFATPARNQAPGATRAAGH
- a CDS encoding PadR family transcriptional regulator; translation: MTKELPAVDQRRSQLLRGVLDLCLLAKIAERPRYGYEFVEALAADGLELISEGSIYPLLARMERAGLVDTFRAPSATGGAPRKYYRLTSAGEAELAGGRAAWTHFTEAVGRTLDHDTTGGTT
- a CDS encoding DUF742 domain-containing protein, giving the protein MADAQGGAWLDDEAGRLVRPYAVSNGRTRPTAHFDLLTLVMATGTRPKTYLGPDYDQVLALCGGRPISVAEVAAHLRLPAVITKVLLSDLVTHQALSTRAPRAIEAASPTDRNLLEAVLHGLRKRL
- a CDS encoding endonuclease I family protein, which produces MSTHRLSRRRPWRHAVIAVAAAAVAVPTVAFAGQPGTSPDERTTVGALDDTYYEGALGKSGPELKAALHTIISEQTKLSYDDVWEALKKTDEDPANAANVILLYTGRSQAKTTNGSGPDDWNREHVWAKSHGDFGTATGPGTDIHHLRPADVSVNSTRGNLDFDNGGDEVAEAPGNFADGDSFEPRDQVKGDVARMILYMAVRYDGEDGAPDLEPNDKVNNGSAPAIGRLSVLKQWNTEDPPDAFEQKRNEAIFGIQRNRNPFIDHPEWVNAIWT
- a CDS encoding ester cyclase, whose product is MDTGTEKNLALLRTAYTTLESGDLDACVELLAENFIANLPGLPDPLHGREIWRLGTEAMVEGFPDLTIDVEDMFGAGDKVAVRVHFRGTHRGTFQGVEATGRPVSFRSIEIYRVEGGRIAEEWVSPDMIGLMQQISPVPAGH
- a CDS encoding DUF3592 domain-containing protein; protein product: MEPAWLIPLIPLTIGAGFLSFGVYGLRRARVLRSAGLTVEGRIVRHDVRRNDEGVTFYHPVAAWTTRDGRTCEYSSRLGRGSVRHGSGFRAGTLVSVRYDPADPRRFEIEGWDSTVIDLVFTVVGSVITAGTLVVLLVLLLIP
- a CDS encoding GTP-binding protein, encoding MAFASGSDDPFPTALKILIAGGFGVGKTTFVGAVSEIAPLSTEELLTQVSARTDSLVGIEDKTTTTVAMDFGRITLSADHVLYLFGTPGQERFWFMWDELSNGALGAVVLADTRRLDQCFSAVDFFEQRGIGFVVAVNQFDGAYHYEPAEIRAALDLKPEVPVVMCDARQCNSSTEVLIALVEHLLAPAPGMSPAEPTPLH